The Castellaniella sp. genome includes a window with the following:
- the cysG gene encoding siroheme synthase CysG translates to MQHFPLFADLHGRTVLVVGAGVVADRKISLLLSAGAQVVVGAHAAHPQVQARALAGQIELRLAPFDPAWLDEAWLVIAATNDRALNQRIAQAAQARRLFCNVVDDAALSSAQVPAIVDRAPLTIAISSGGSAPVIARRLRERIETLLEPALGPLASLARHKRQAIRQARPQLRARRAFYDWLMDGPVLGALRRGQHQEAEAALDQALAQDTQAPVGKVLLVGAGPGDPGLLTLRGLRALNEADVILSDRLVSPEVLALARRDAQVLDVGKAIGGPHEDTQARIHALMVHHARQGRCVVRLKGGDPLVFGRGGEELQYLQRHGIAYEVVPGITAALACGAYAGIPLTHRDHAQSLTLATAHRRASTTKSIVLSPVTRNHPVAPDSSLDTIEEVTTTGDGHTRVYYMGIGRLPSLCQQLLNDGLTATTPCAIVENGSRSNQRVLHATLQTLATQAQAQAIASPALIIVGEVSRLGAQLHWFGQTLGLKTLDLQPPQQQLDNQPYSLQA, encoded by the coding sequence ATGCAACATTTTCCCCTCTTCGCAGACTTGCACGGGCGCACCGTTCTGGTGGTGGGCGCCGGGGTCGTGGCCGACCGCAAGATCAGCCTGCTGCTGTCGGCCGGTGCCCAGGTCGTGGTAGGCGCCCATGCGGCCCACCCCCAAGTCCAGGCGCGTGCACTGGCCGGGCAAATCGAACTGCGGCTGGCTCCTTTTGACCCCGCCTGGCTGGACGAAGCCTGGCTGGTCATCGCGGCCACCAATGACCGTGCCCTGAATCAACGCATCGCCCAGGCAGCCCAGGCCAGGCGGCTGTTTTGCAATGTGGTGGACGATGCGGCGCTGTCCAGCGCCCAAGTCCCGGCTATTGTGGACCGCGCGCCCCTGACCATCGCGATTTCATCGGGTGGCAGCGCCCCCGTCATCGCCCGCCGTCTGCGCGAACGCATCGAAACCCTGTTGGAACCCGCGCTGGGGCCATTGGCCAGCCTGGCCCGGCATAAGCGCCAGGCCATCCGCCAGGCACGGCCACAGCTACGGGCCAGACGGGCATTTTATGACTGGCTGATGGACGGCCCGGTGCTGGGCGCCTTGCGGCGCGGTCAGCACCAGGAAGCCGAGGCCGCGCTGGACCAGGCACTGGCCCAAGACACCCAGGCCCCCGTCGGCAAGGTCCTGTTGGTGGGCGCCGGTCCCGGTGATCCCGGCCTGCTGACGCTGCGCGGCCTGCGCGCCCTGAACGAAGCCGATGTCATCCTGAGCGACCGTCTGGTCAGCCCGGAAGTCCTGGCACTGGCGCGACGTGATGCCCAGGTGCTTGATGTCGGCAAGGCCATCGGCGGCCCTCACGAAGATACCCAGGCACGCATACACGCATTGATGGTGCACCATGCCCGCCAGGGGCGCTGCGTCGTACGCCTGAAGGGCGGTGACCCGCTGGTCTTTGGCCGAGGCGGCGAAGAGCTGCAATATCTGCAAAGACACGGCATTGCTTACGAGGTGGTCCCCGGCATCACGGCCGCCCTGGCCTGCGGGGCTTATGCCGGGATTCCGCTGACACACCGCGACCATGCGCAGTCCTTGACTTTGGCCACGGCGCATCGGCGAGCCAGCACAACCAAAAGCATCGTGCTATCCCCCGTCACGAGAAATCATCCGGTAGCACCTGATTCTTCTCTGGATACCATCGAAGAAGTCACAACAACTGGTGATGGTCACACGCGTGTTTATTACATGGGCATCGGTCGCCTACCCAGCTTATGCCAGCAACTACTCAACGACGGGCTGACCGCAACCACGCCGTGCGCAATCGTAGAAAACGGATCTCGATCCAATCAACGCGTCTTGCACGCAACGCTGCAGACCTTGGCGACCCAGGCGCAAGCGCAGGCCATTGCATCGCCTGCCTTAATCATTGTCGGTGAGGTCAGCCGCCTAGGCGCCCAACTGCACTGGTTCGGCCAGACCCTGGGACTAAAGACCCTGGACCTTCAACCACCACAACAACAGCTCGACAACCAGCCCTATTCCCTGCAAGCCTGA
- the dapA gene encoding 4-hydroxy-tetrahydrodipicolinate synthase — MAGVDSSFPSFQGSMVALVTPMHPDGQLDLEAFRKLIDWHIDQGTDALVVVGTSGESPTVTVQEQAELIELAVRHADGRVPVIAGTGGNSTAEAIELQRHAYAAGASAGLTVVPYYNKPTQEGLYQHFRAIAESVELPSILYNVPGRTVADLSNDTILRLAQVPGIIGVKDATGNIGRGAQLIAAAPAGFHVISGDDPTAAALILLGGRGNISVTANVAPRLMHELCAAALRGDIPETRRLNNRLAVLGQVLFLEANPIPVKWAVAEMGLIQMGYRLPLTPLSDSFRTVVRQALVDAGCL, encoded by the coding sequence ATGGCCGGTGTGGATTCATCCTTTCCCTCGTTTCAGGGCAGTATGGTGGCCTTGGTAACGCCCATGCACCCTGATGGGCAGCTAGACCTTGAAGCCTTTCGTAAACTCATAGACTGGCATATCGATCAGGGCACAGATGCCCTGGTGGTGGTGGGCACTTCTGGTGAATCCCCCACGGTGACTGTCCAGGAACAGGCAGAACTCATCGAGCTTGCCGTGCGTCATGCGGATGGGCGCGTGCCCGTGATTGCCGGGACCGGGGGAAACTCCACCGCCGAGGCAATCGAGTTGCAGCGCCACGCTTATGCGGCGGGGGCATCCGCCGGCCTGACCGTGGTGCCTTACTACAATAAGCCCACCCAGGAAGGCCTATACCAACACTTCCGGGCGATTGCCGAGTCCGTCGAACTCCCCAGCATTCTGTATAACGTGCCGGGCCGCACCGTGGCGGATCTGTCCAATGACACGATTTTGCGTCTGGCCCAGGTGCCGGGCATTATCGGGGTCAAAGACGCCACCGGCAATATTGGCCGGGGCGCCCAACTGATCGCTGCTGCCCCTGCGGGCTTTCATGTCATCAGTGGTGATGACCCCACTGCCGCTGCCCTGATTCTTCTGGGCGGACGGGGCAATATTTCCGTCACGGCCAATGTCGCTCCGCGTCTGATGCACGAACTCTGCGCGGCAGCCCTGCGGGGGGATATCCCGGAAACCCGTCGTCTGAACAATAGGCTGGCGGTTCTGGGCCAGGTGCTTTTCCTGGAAGCCAATCCCATCCCGGTCAAATGGGCCGTGGCCGAAATGGGCCTGATCCAAATGGGCTATCGTCTGCCCCTGACACCGTTGTCTGACTCCTTCCGCACAGTTGTGCGCCAAGCCCTCGTTGATGCAGGTTGCCTCTGA
- the bamC gene encoding outer membrane protein assembly factor BamC — MTMKRASLSLTSLALVSLLAGCSTLGQLTGQSESIEYKSTVTGDPLVIPPDLTQANSNTHYKAPEGVATLSAYSASQRNQSVNPAERVLPQSDDIQVKRDGELRWLVVNQPAEVLYPKLIEFWGEQGFTIQSQNPKAGLIETDWAENRAKIPEGWLRNALGSILDQVFDSGERDRFTMRLERASGKTEIYLSHQHMVETPTGDGTAFKWVFGKEDPGLNAAMLARLMVYLGADQQKTAQDIQDATQDRGPGTTAQLADGQAALLVNEPFDRAWRRVGVAIDSARFTVEDRNRDQGDYYIRYLDTDTGEQIEQQTVFGRLFGTRNAAEPLKFRVHLAQQGGATQVTVLDQDGQTLTDGTARRILTVLEQNLNTTR; from the coding sequence ATGACCATGAAACGCGCTTCGCTCTCCCTGACCAGTCTGGCCCTGGTTTCCTTGCTGGCTGGTTGTTCCACTTTGGGACAGCTGACAGGGCAGTCCGAGTCCATCGAATACAAAAGCACCGTTACCGGGGACCCCCTGGTGATTCCGCCCGACCTGACTCAGGCCAACAGCAATACACACTACAAGGCCCCCGAGGGTGTTGCCACCCTCAGTGCCTATTCGGCCAGCCAACGCAACCAAAGCGTCAATCCCGCTGAACGCGTGCTGCCTCAAAGCGATGATATCCAGGTAAAGCGCGATGGCGAACTGCGCTGGTTGGTGGTCAATCAGCCTGCCGAGGTCCTGTATCCCAAGCTCATCGAATTCTGGGGCGAACAGGGCTTTACCATCCAGTCCCAAAACCCCAAAGCCGGGCTGATCGAGACCGATTGGGCCGAGAACCGCGCCAAGATCCCCGAGGGTTGGCTGCGCAACGCCTTGGGCAGCATATTGGACCAAGTGTTCGACAGCGGCGAGCGCGATCGCTTCACCATGCGCCTGGAGCGTGCCAGCGGCAAGACCGAGATCTACCTCAGTCACCAGCATATGGTCGAAACACCGACAGGCGATGGCACTGCGTTCAAATGGGTATTCGGTAAGGAAGACCCAGGTCTCAATGCCGCCATGCTGGCCCGCCTGATGGTTTATCTAGGGGCCGATCAACAAAAAACCGCGCAGGATATTCAGGATGCCACCCAGGATCGGGGGCCAGGCACCACCGCCCAGTTGGCCGATGGTCAGGCGGCTTTGTTGGTCAACGAGCCCTTTGATCGTGCCTGGCGGCGTGTCGGGGTGGCCATTGATTCGGCGCGCTTTACCGTCGAGGACCGCAATCGCGACCAGGGGGATTACTACATCCGCTACCTGGATACCGATACGGGCGAACAGATCGAACAACAAACCGTCTTCGGACGTCTGTTCGGTACGCGCAATGCCGCCGAGCCCCTTAAGTTCCGGGTGCATCTGGCTCAGCAAGGCGGTGCTACCCAGGTGACCGTGCTGGATCAGGACGGCCAGACGCTCACGGACGGAACCGCTCGACGTATCCTGACCGTGCTGGAGCAAAACCTCAACACGACTCGTTAA